The Candidatus Hydrogenedentota bacterium nucleotide sequence GCTGCGGTTTTTAGCCGCGCCGCGCCCCGGAGACCGGGATGAGCGAGGACACGACCCGGCGCGAGCCGCCCCGAACCCTGTGGGGGCATGTGGTGCGCGGGTTTGCCGAGGCGCACCGGAGGCGGCCTGTCAGTTTTTACCTGCTCTTGACGGTGCCCGTCGTGCTGGTGCTGGGCGCGCAGATGGCAGCCTTCCGGGACCAGCCCAAACGCTTCGCCCTCATCCTCACGGTGCTCCTGCTTTTTTTCCTGGTCATCAGCGTCAAGGCGGTGCGGGAGTTTTTCGCCATCATGCGCGCCCACGTTGCGGAGTCGCGCCGCGCCTACCGGGAAACCCTCGGGGACGAGGCGTTTGTGAGCGAGCTGGTGGAGCGTGCGCGAAAGGGCCGGGGGGGGGGGTAGCGTTCAGCCGCCCATGACCCGCGCCAGTTCGGCGGGGGCGTTTTTGGCGGCCTTTTTTAATTCGCCCACGCGCGTGTTCATTTCCTGAAGGACCGTGCCCCGGTTCTCCCGAAGGGCATTGCACCGCTCCAGCACCCGCGCGGCGCTGAACCCGCCGTCCATGTCCACCACGAAATCCTCGAGTCCGGCCATGCGCATGAAATGCCGGACCTTGGGGGCGTAGTTCAGGGCGACACAGGGCGTCCCCGCCGCGACGGCCAAAATCTGGCAGTGGAGCCGCATGCCAACCATGAACTCAGACCGGGCCATGACGGCCATCAACTGGCGGTGGTCAAAGTGCCGGCACTTGTACAAAACCGTCTTTCCGGGACGGTCCGCGAGGCGCAGCACGGCCTCCATCACCGGCTCGTCCATGTGGTGCGTGCAGACAAGGGCGACG carries:
- a CDS encoding polysaccharide pyruvyl transferase family protein, whose protein sequence is EASVPIMRELGVSVAPVMAADPALNQTVPAAAAEEMRARVESDLGPGPFATLNLNAYVAEWTGDKAGESLTRERFEAEMAAVVSGLVDDWGLGVALVCTHHMDEPVMEAVLRLADRPGKTVLYKCRHFDHRQLMAVMARSEFMVGMRLHCQILAVAAGTPCVALNYAPKVRHFMRMAGLEDFVVDMDGGFSAARVLERCNALRENRGTVLQEMNTRVGELKKAAKNAPAELARVMGG